A stretch of the Ascaphus truei isolate aAscTru1 chromosome 4, aAscTru1.hap1, whole genome shotgun sequence genome encodes the following:
- the LOC142493833 gene encoding WD repeat and coiled-coil-containing protein-like: MELGKGKLLRTGLNALYQAIHPVHGLAWTDGRQVVLTTLHLDNEEPKFGNSVVIGQFDHVHGLYWGPVFANDIPALLAVQHKKHVTIWQLYYNPLEKNKLVVSQTCEVGEPFPVLPQGCVWHPSKEILVILTKRDASVLYSVRSDNANVKADIKSSGIIHCACWTKDGSRMVLAIGSALHSYIWDSKHKTLNACSFCPMFDVGGYICAVESTVDSQVAVATELPLDRICALNAGIAFDVPASAEISFSAQPALLLMEEEFSMDVGRKSIDSGTSLTTDSAATSPGALDLTHILVNHSKSDLSPLLNLKRKDYLTGSGQDSSHLILVAFERKVTSTRRVSIPGILVPDILAFDPRAHIVAVASNMCSSVLVYSLTSSSMPNIQQIQLEKNERPKGLCFLTDKMLLVLVGRQKASDPAFLPSSSSDKYIIRLMVKEVMFDEDTSASSTGNPSAHSSYDSCVSLQGKRKYLDNLYRDEHLASRELVIPGSTFVPPVLSKKQLIEEIRSYNCDRSPTSSAGDFEDKKNSLTMANLEIEPKNRSVTLGLETHRKPCSRPTSPKMQWPGSLKTPSVTKDSVPPPDADILHISRNLERLCCNFAHLQQRLSELTDFARNGKKISSTYPSLKEAPFVTIKCQMRPSEVSARAERRCLLLCDNKLRLKTVQEAFNLSLAEMQLGPSSWIILTGDSEGFIPLTFTTAQEITIRDASLFCDVSAPCSPRSTDTSLPMEPSSSVT; this comes from the exons ATGGAGTTGGGAAAAGGTAAACTTCTGAGAACAGGCCTGAACGCCTTGTACCAAGCAATCCATCCTGTGCATGGTTTAGCCTGGACAGACGGCAGACAAGTTGTGCTAACAACCTTACACCTTGATAATGAAGAACCGAAGTTTGGCAACTCTGTTGTTATCGGACAGTTTGACCATGTTCATGGTCTTTACTGGGGACCAGTTTTTGCAAACGATATCccagctctgctagctgttcagCATAAGAAGCACGTTACTATTTGGCAGCTGTACTACAACCCTCTGGAAAAGAACAAGCTTGTTGTTTCTCAGACTTGTGAGGTTGGAGAGCCCTTCCCTGTGCTCCCCCAGGGCTGTGTATGGCATCCAAGCAAAGAAATCTTGGTCATATTAACTAAGCGGGACGCCTCTGTCTTGTACTCTGTCCGTTCTGACAACGCCAATGTAAAAGCGGATATTAAAAGCAGTGGTATTATTCACTGTGCCTGTTGGACTAAAGATGGCAGTCGTATGGTACTAGCTATTGGCAGTGCCCTTCATTCATACATATGGGATAGCAAACACAAAACCTTAAATGCTTGCAGTTTTTGCCCTATGTTTGATGTTGGCGGATACATATGTGCTGTTGAATCTACCGTTGATTCTCAAGTTGCAGTGGCAACAGAGCTTCCTCTAGACCGAATCTGTGCATTAAACGCAGGCATTGCTTTCGATGTCCCAGCCAGTGCCGAAATATCGTTCTCTGCACAACCAGCTTTATTGCTGATGGAAGAAGAATTCTCTATGGATGTCGGACGAAAATCAATCGATTCAGGAACGTCTCTAACAACCGATTCGGCAGCAACTTCACCTGGGGCTTTGGATCTCACCCATATCCTTGTCAACCACTCGAAATCTGATCTGAGTCCTCTTCTTAACCTGAAGCGAAAGGACTATCTAACAGGGAGTGGACAGGACTCTTCACATTTGATCCTAGTGGCCTTTGAGAGGAAAGTAACTTCCACAAGGAGAGTGAGCATTCCTGGGATTCTAGTGCCAGACATACTGGCTTTCGATCCCAGAGCTCATATAGTTGCTGTTGCTTCGAACATGTGTAGCAGTGTTCTTGTGTACTCCTTAACCTCATCCAGCATGCCCAACATTCAACAAATCCAGCTGGAAAAGAACGAGAGACCAAAAGGCTTGTGTTTCCTGACCGATAAAATGCTGCTGGTCCTAGTTGGAAGGCAGAAGGCATCAGACCCAGCTTTTCTGCCCTCTTCCAGCTCTGACAAGTACATTATCCGCTTGATGGTGAAAGAAGTGATGTTTGATGAGGATACTTCAGCTTCGTCAACTGGGAACCCAAGTGCACATTCCAGCTATGATTCCTGTGTGAGCTTACAAGGCAAAAGAAAATATTTGGACAATCTCTACAGGGATGAGCACCTTGCCAGCCGGGAGCTGGTAATTCCAGGAAGCACATTCGTCCCTCCCGTTTTGAGCAAAAAACAGCTTATAGAAGAAATTAGAAGCTACAACTGTGATCGGAGTCCAACATCTAGTGCAGGTGACTTTGAAGACAAAAAAAACTCACTGACCATGGCAAATTTGGAGATCGAACCGAAAAATCGGTCAGTGACTCTTGGCCTTGAGACGCACAGGAAGCCGTGCAGCAGGCCAACATCTCCAAAAATGCAGTGGCCGGGGAGTCTGAAAACCCCCAGCGTGACAAAAGATAGTGTACCACCGCCTGACGCTGATATCCTTCACATATCTAGAAATCTGGAGAGATTGTGTTGCAACTTTGCACATTTGCAGCAGCGCCTTTCAGAATTAACGGACTTCGCGaggaatggaaaaaaaatatcatcaACATACCCATCGCTCAAGGAAGCTCCATTTGTTACCATAAAATGTCAG ATGCGGCCTTCCGAGGTATCTGCACGTGCGGAGAGGAGATGTCTTCTACTTTGTGATAACAAGCTGCGTCTGAAGACTGTTCAGGAGGCGTTCAATCTGTCCTTAGCAGAAATGCAACTGG